The proteins below are encoded in one region of Sminthopsis crassicaudata isolate SCR6 chromosome 1, ASM4859323v1, whole genome shotgun sequence:
- the TRIAP1 gene encoding TP53-regulated inhibitor of apoptosis 1 codes for MTCRVGAAPSTAGLVAMNSVGEACTDMKREYDQCFNRWFAEKFLKGDGSGDPCTDLFKRYQQCVQKAIKEKEIPIEGLEFMGHSKEKSESSS; via the exons ATGACGTGTAGAGTCGGCGCCGCACCTTCCACTGCGGGGCTGGTCGCCATGAACAGCGTGGGGGAGGCCTGCACCGATATGAAGCGCGAGTACGACCAATGCTTCAACCGCTGGTTCGCCGAGAAATTCCTCAAGGGCGACGGCTCCGGGGACCCCTGCACCGACCTCTTCAAGCGCTACCAGCAGTGCGTGCAG AAAGCCATAAAGGAGAAGGAGATTCCTATAGAAGGACTGGAGTTCATGGGCCATagcaaagaaaaatctgaaagctCTTCTTGA
- the GATC gene encoding glutamyl-tRNA(Gln) amidotransferase subunit C, mitochondrial, whose product MWCRTLRAALRAGLIPCSGGARVGSCRYAVSDSGKAGSRVSAELIEHLERLALVDFRNREGVERLRAAIEFADRLRAVDTAGVAPMESVLEDRCLYLRADRVVEGNCVEDLLQNSRQTVEEYFVAPPGNITLPKQSEQDPVKYS is encoded by the exons ATGTGGTGTCGGACACTGCGGGCGGCGCTGCGAGCGGGGCTGATCCCCTGCTCCGGGGGAGCACGAGTCGGCAGCTGCCGGTACGCGGTGAGCGACTCGGGGAAGGCCGGGAGCCGCGTGAGCGCCGAGCTGATCGAGCACCTGGAGCGCCTGGCCCTGGTAGATTTCCGAAACCGGGAAGGCGTGGAGCGGCTACGAGCGGCCATCGAATTCGCGGACCGGCTCCGCGCCGTGGACACGGCTGGCGTGGCGCCCATGGAGTCTGTACTGGAAGACCG GTGCCTGTACCTACGAGCGGACCGTGTGGTGGAAGGCAATTGTGTGGAAGACCTGCTCCAGAACTCTCGCCAGACTGTCGAGGAGTATTTTGTGGCCCCCCCAG GTAACATCACTCTTCCAAAACAAAGTGAACAAGATCCAGTTAAATACAGTTAA
- the COX6A1 gene encoding cytochrome c oxidase subunit 6A1, mitochondrial — protein MAVTASGRLLALLGPVRAPARRAYSSGAHSAEGSGRLWKSLTFFVALPGVAVSMLHAYLKSLEHHERPSFVPYNHLRIRTKPFPWGDGNHTLFHNHHINPLPTGYEDE, from the exons ATGGCTGTAACGGCGAGCGGTCGGCTCCTGGCGCTGCTGGGCCCGGTCCGCGCTCCGGCGAGGCGGGCTTACTCCAGCGGCGCCCACAGCGCGGAGGGCTCAG GCCGCCTGTGGAAGTCACTGACCTTCTTCGTCGCGCTTCCCGGGGTGGCCGTCAGCATGCTGCACGCGTACCTGAAATCGCTGGAGCACCACGAGCGGCCCTCCTTCGTCCCCTACAACCACCTCCGCATCCGGACCAAG CCCTTCCCATGGGGAGATGGAAACCATACTCTATTTCATAACCATCACATCAATCCTCTCCCAACTGGGTATGAGGACGAATAA